Below is a genomic region from Medicago truncatula cultivar Jemalong A17 chromosome 3, MtrunA17r5.0-ANR, whole genome shotgun sequence.
TCTTTAACTGTTGTcaataatttagaaatttattacttgtattttatatattaaatatcgtgttttattgttaattttttttataaattcaatctcgaaaacaacttttatgtaagtttaattatttaaaatcgcATACTTTCATAGAGACATTTACTCTTTCCAtaaattttaactaatatatgTAACAAATGCTAAACTGGACACTACAAAAAATTTGCTTATTATTGACGGAAATAAACCCTCAATAATGCATAAAATCTGTCAGTAATGGATATTACTGAGGGATTGGTGTCCCTCAGTAATATTGGCGTCAGTAATAATTCGTAGGTTCTTTATTGATATTACTGACGGATTTATCTGTCATAATGTAACTCACTGAATTATTGAGGGATTTTTCCGTCAATAACGTTATTGAGGATTTTTTGGATGTTACTGAAGGTTTATTCCGCCAGTAATTATTAAATTCCTCATTAATGCAATTTTGAATTGGTTATTAAATTGGGGAACTATTTGCAGTGGGAAGTTATTCATGCAAAAGAACAAATACCGCTCAATGAGTCCCAATTTACCGCTCAATAGGTTTTGATGGCCATTCATTATTCTCAAAATATGTCAATTTGTTGCTATTCAGTATATATTATCCAGTTAAGATCCTTTTGTTCTTCTTATATTTATCCTATCCCATGATCACTATATATAGTTGCTGgtatattattaattatgaatttcagTATTTTTGTGCCcttctcttttacttttttacaataatttagaattttactaatcataatttttatatcaaatattgCCTGATATTATTCTCTGTAAtcattgaaattcaaattcaaactcaCAAACCAATTTTAtgtaagtttatttatttaatatcacAATTTTTCGTAGAGACAATCACCTCTTTTTGATACTTATATATGTTAaaagaatattattttaaactttgagttttaaagattcaattttaatttttatatacaaGAAGATAGTTTAACTCAATATATTTTAACTAGTACATGTAACAAACACTAAAACAGTAATGACTCATGCCAAAGGGTAAACACCTTTCCAGTAATATTAAAAGTTAAATGACAATTGCTTTTTTAACATTCAATAGTTCCtagaaatataagtaaaatactaaaatacctccagtggtagttaactgccgctgtgTTTTTTCGTCATTTACATATGTTTCTAAGACACATTGAATGTCAGAACAACAATTGTCGAGTTAGATTACCTAATTCGACAAACACGTCGCAATTTACAAATCAATATATGTTGACGGCCCATTATTCTCACCAtcaacttctacggtacactcgtaAACtgtggtgtaccggtactcttactttctaaatctataaattaacgatcTATTTTATgagataaatagttatttggcggcatttatattttagaaaatatcatttcataaaaaaatcactcatAAAATAATCGCATAAAATAAGAATCGTAgtaaatttttaacatattatcgcataaaataatcaattttatttcgttAACGTTTTTGGTGAATAAcatttaatcattataattatacatgataaaaaataatatttttcttcaaaaaacaacttatttaactataaattttaggtttgtaccggtacactcaaatatgttgGGTGTACGGTAGAATTTGCCCAAATATTTACTATACAATATACAATATCTAATAGCTCTTTAGTTCACGTATTTGTCTTGTTTCATGATCACTATAAATAATGCTAATTGAATTCAGATTTCACTACAATTAAACTCTTGGTAAGTCAAGAATGAAAACTAAACCTTTAATCTTCGTGTTCTTTGTTTGCTCACTAATTATCATCACTGTTGTGGCAATCGATTCATCGAAAGGTGGGAATCAATGTAtgtatatatctatatatatttgtttgcaCAATtactttattgttttattatatttaaaaaaatttgtttgttgattttgtagTCGGTGAAACGGAAAACTCCCAAGCAAATTTTGGGGTAGAAAGAGTTGAAGGTGGACACAATGGAGACCATGAGGGAGGAAATGTTgatggatttttgggaaaagTGATAAATTGGCTAGAAGATAGAGGAATTTTGggagaaggaagaaaaagagaagCTAGAAGAAAAGGAAGAGGACGAAATGAAGCCGGTTTGGGAGGAGGGACTGAATACAGTTCGGGAAGAGGACAAAACTATGGAcgtggaggaggaggaggaggaaacgAAGAAGTTTGGGAAGGAGGAGTACATAaaggagaagaaaatgaagaacctGGTTTGGGATAAGGAGAAGGaagagcaaaaaaataaaatatatggaGGGCTCATGGAAcatcaatgaaaacaaaaaattaagtgtgAATTTTAGTCGATATGTCTAAGAAAAGCATGCACTTTATCTTAATTCatgttatttaataatataaccGTTTAATCCACTTGAATTGATATGGTGTTAATTTAGGACCTTGGAGTGTTGTTTTCATGGTCTCAGTTCGATTTTCCCTATGCCAATTTTGGTAGAAtattttggtttcttaaaaaaaaatatcaccatTTTTCCCTTGAATTAAATTTTCTTTCATCAGTATCCATAGATTGTACCACTTATACTATTACGTTTAAATCCATAAGTACCGCCATTTCATATCGTATTATTTTGTCAACGAGTtacttttattaatttcaataattaattttgtcatGATATATAACTCAATAGAGattaaattactaaaaaaactaatatgTTCAGATACTTTTttaatggaaataaaaaaaactattaaagcCATAGTACAATGGATAATATAACCTATTACGAGATATGTTAAGAACCAAacaaaataagctaaaaacaacactaatatccttttttttgaaggatcaacACTAATATCCTAAAAGTGCATACAGTAAaaaaagcatatatatatatatatatataaatgggGGAACTATCAAGGAATATAATAACCAAAATAAGATAGGTGGtgtagatatttatataatcaCACCAATGCCGAAAACCCAAAGAGAAAGTCCCACCAAAATCCTATCagcatatatataattaaggaTAGTTTAAAAACCTTGTCATACTCTTCCAagaggataatttttttttaagccaaaaagaaaaatatattaaaaaagaaagagatagagAGACTGGAGGGACATAAAACCTAACTCAGGTAAAACCTAAAATGGGGATACATCATTATAAATCAGACCAAGTGAATAAGTCGTGAAATATCCTAACAAAAATTCACTAATCATGAGCATAACCCAGCGAACCCGCGTACGGGGACGAAACCgaattaccaaaaaaataatatgaaaagtgaacattcatcaagaacaattaggatttaattttaGCGAATGGATTGACCGTCAACACGGTAACAAATCCAAGTGCCAACAACTCCCTGCACAAGCAGCAAGCATAAAGCTCTTTCGAGCACGAGGAACCAAAGTGTAAGCGGACAAGTTGCCTTGAAGCCTGCAGATCTCAACAGATCTGGAATCATCAGAGAGTCAAGCCTGCACGCAACCAAACACAACAAGTTACAATCTGACGCGTTAGAACTCATATCGTGGGATGAGT
It encodes:
- the LOC25480551 gene encoding protein argonaute 2 isoform X2 encodes the protein MKTKPLIFVFFVCSLIIITVVAIDSSKVGETENSQANFGVERVEGGHNGDHEGGNVDGFLGKVINWLEDRGILGEGRKREARRKGRGRNEAGLGGGTEYSSGRGQNYGRGGGGGGNEEVWEGGVHKGEENEEPGLG
- the LOC25480551 gene encoding protein argonaute 2 isoform X1: MKTKPLIFVFFVCSLIIITVVAIDSSKGGNQFGETENSQANFGVERVEGGHNGDHEGGNVDGFLGKVINWLEDRGILGEGRKREARRKGRGRNEAGLGGGTEYSSGRGQNYGRGGGGGGNEEVWEGGVHKGEENEEPGLG